The Pseudophaeobacter arcticus DSM 23566 genome includes a region encoding these proteins:
- the lptG gene encoding LPS export ABC transporter permease LptG, which yields MTLDLYYARRFFQWFAVICGVLMTLVILIDLNEQIRRFDAFDVSASQIVGLTLLNAPAALSEFLPLIMILTTIVLFVGLARSSELVVTRAAGRSGIRALAAPVLVAGLLGLLAVSTLNPIVAATTNLSKSLADTYRTGGPSALSLSGEGLWLRQGSANGQSVIHASSYGGGRDDIVLYDVTILAYAPGGGPIRQIIAETARLDGDEWLLHKAKAWHMTAGLNPERSAATHDTLRIPTSLTQDRIRDRLGSADGISVYDLPTTIRDLAEAGFATKRYQVWYQVELARPLFLIAMVLVGAAFTMRHTRFGGTGLAVLTAVLLGFGLYFIRNFAQILGENGQIPVALAAWAPPVASILLTMGLLLHAEDG from the coding sequence ATGACGCTGGATCTGTATTATGCCCGACGGTTTTTCCAATGGTTTGCAGTGATCTGCGGCGTGTTGATGACCCTTGTTATTCTCATCGACCTGAACGAGCAGATCCGCCGTTTTGATGCCTTTGATGTGAGCGCCAGCCAAATTGTTGGGCTCACGCTTCTGAATGCCCCCGCAGCGCTCAGCGAGTTCCTGCCGCTGATTATGATCCTGACCACCATTGTGTTGTTTGTCGGTCTCGCCCGCAGCAGCGAGCTGGTGGTGACGCGGGCCGCTGGGCGATCGGGCATTCGAGCGCTGGCGGCGCCGGTTCTGGTGGCCGGGCTGCTGGGGCTGCTGGCGGTGAGCACCCTCAACCCAATTGTTGCAGCCACAACCAACCTGTCCAAGAGCCTGGCCGACACCTATCGCACCGGCGGGCCCTCGGCCCTGTCGCTCTCTGGTGAAGGGTTATGGCTGCGCCAGGGCAGTGCCAACGGCCAGTCGGTCATCCATGCCAGCTCTTATGGCGGTGGGCGCGACGACATTGTGCTCTATGATGTCACCATCCTTGCCTATGCACCCGGCGGCGGCCCCATCCGGCAAATCATCGCCGAAACGGCCCGGCTGGACGGCGATGAATGGCTGCTTCACAAGGCCAAGGCCTGGCATATGACGGCGGGTCTCAATCCTGAAAGATCAGCCGCCACCCATGATACCCTGCGGATCCCGACCTCGCTGACGCAGGACCGCATTCGGGACCGGCTGGGATCGGCGGATGGGATTTCCGTCTATGACCTGCCAACCACCATTCGCGATCTTGCCGAGGCCGGCTTTGCCACCAAACGCTACCAGGTCTGGTACCAGGTAGAATTGGCCCGGCCCCTGTTCCTGATTGCCATGGTGCTGGTTGGGGCCGCCTTTACCATGCGCCATACACGATTTGGCGGCACTGGCCTTGCAGTGCTAACTGCTGTGTTATTAGGCTTTGGACTGTACTTTATACGAAATTTTGCGCAGATTCTGGGGGAGAATGGTCAGATTCCGGTGGCCCTTGCCGCCTGGGCTCCGCCGGTTGCCTCAATACTGCTGACGATGGGACTGCTTTTACATGCTGAGGACGGATAA
- a CDS encoding LPS-assembly protein LptD: MRRALLLSVVLPWLAITSPAGAQQNGPAPTAEQPAILVADQLFITPERQLIAKGNVEAFQGDVRLQAQRIIFEESSGTLQIEGPIRIDQGGDITILANAAELDRSLRDGLLTGARMIFKQQLQLASLQMTRVGGRYTQLYKTSVTSCHVCEDGKPPLWQIRAGRVIHDQVEQQLYFENAQVRILDVPVFYFPAVRLPDPNLKRTSGFLVPSTRTTSNLGTGVKVPYFFTLGDSRDLTLSPYISGSTRTLEARYRQAFRRGSVQLEGAYTRDDLQPGEDRGYLFATGLFELPRDFQLEFDLKTVSDDAYIADYSLPDLDRLRSEVTLTRSTRDSLLHAALINFKTLRDSEDQDLIPSTIGEAYFQKRYFPTSIGGETRLTLEAHGHNRTSDQEGNLTTANGRDHGRFTADLDWRRSWQLAGGVQLEWEIGSAIDGFTTYDDSYFSEHSSRLTPRSALTLRLPMSKTDASGAAQYFEPIVQLGWSNVIGDSVAQDESNYVEFDQANLLSLSRFPASDAREDGLTLAYGFNWARFATSGWQAYATLGQVIRQDADSRFTKSSGLGGTTSDLLLAGQLKFNDGIALTARGLLNDSLNFSKAEVRGDWYRDALAVSGSYLWLGTDPNENRITETSEIWFDGSYKVSPSWKASASLRYDISDARATRAGLGLAYSNECVTVDLSVNRRYTSTTSVDPSTDFGFSISMNGFSVNNGSKQYRRSCRQS, translated from the coding sequence ATGCGCCGCGCCCTGTTGCTCTCGGTGGTTTTGCCCTGGCTAGCCATCACCTCCCCTGCGGGAGCGCAGCAAAACGGACCTGCTCCCACTGCGGAGCAGCCTGCGATTCTGGTTGCTGATCAGTTGTTTATCACCCCCGAGCGGCAATTGATCGCAAAGGGGAATGTTGAAGCGTTCCAAGGGGATGTCCGGCTACAGGCACAGCGGATCATCTTTGAAGAGAGCTCTGGAACCCTGCAGATCGAAGGCCCTATCCGGATTGATCAGGGCGGCGACATTACAATTCTGGCCAATGCAGCCGAACTGGACCGCAGCCTGCGCGACGGGCTTTTGACCGGGGCGCGCATGATCTTTAAACAGCAATTGCAGCTGGCCTCCTTGCAGATGACCCGCGTGGGAGGGCGCTATACGCAGCTCTACAAAACCTCGGTGACCTCTTGCCATGTCTGCGAAGATGGCAAGCCACCGCTTTGGCAGATCCGCGCCGGGCGCGTCATTCATGACCAGGTTGAGCAGCAGCTTTATTTTGAAAACGCCCAGGTCAGAATTCTTGATGTGCCGGTGTTTTACTTCCCCGCCGTGCGTCTGCCAGATCCAAACCTAAAGCGCACCAGCGGCTTTCTGGTGCCCTCGACCCGGACCACCTCGAACCTCGGAACCGGGGTCAAAGTTCCTTATTTCTTCACGCTTGGCGACAGCCGGGACCTTACCCTGTCACCCTATATTTCGGGCAGCACCAGAACCCTGGAGGCCCGTTACCGGCAGGCCTTCCGGCGTGGCTCCGTTCAACTCGAAGGGGCCTATACCCGGGATGATCTGCAGCCAGGCGAAGACCGTGGGTACCTCTTTGCGACGGGCCTGTTTGAGCTGCCGCGAGATTTCCAGCTGGAGTTTGACCTCAAGACGGTTTCGGATGACGCCTATATTGCAGATTACAGCCTGCCCGACCTTGACCGCCTGCGGTCCGAAGTCACCCTGACTCGCTCCACCCGAGACAGCCTGCTGCACGCGGCTTTGATTAACTTCAAGACCCTGCGCGACAGCGAAGATCAGGATCTCATCCCCTCCACCATTGGTGAGGCCTATTTTCAAAAGCGTTACTTCCCGACCTCCATTGGCGGTGAGACCCGGTTGACACTTGAGGCCCACGGCCACAACCGCACCTCTGATCAAGAAGGTAACCTCACCACCGCCAATGGTCGCGATCACGGGCGTTTCACCGCAGATCTTGATTGGCGCCGGAGCTGGCAATTGGCCGGTGGGGTGCAGCTGGAATGGGAGATCGGCTCTGCCATTGATGGCTTTACCACCTATGACGATTCGTATTTTTCCGAACACAGTTCGCGCCTCACCCCCAGATCCGCGCTCACCCTGCGCCTGCCCATGTCCAAAACCGACGCCAGCGGCGCCGCCCAGTACTTTGAACCCATCGTGCAACTGGGCTGGAGCAATGTGATCGGAGACAGCGTTGCGCAAGATGAAAGCAACTATGTCGAATTTGACCAGGCCAATCTGTTGTCGCTGTCGCGGTTCCCGGCGTCGGACGCGCGCGAAGACGGGCTGACCCTCGCCTATGGCTTCAACTGGGCGCGCTTTGCCACCAGTGGCTGGCAGGCCTATGCGACGCTGGGCCAAGTGATCCGCCAGGACGCCGACAGCCGTTTCACCAAAAGTTCGGGCCTGGGGGGCACCACTTCGGACCTGCTATTGGCGGGTCAATTGAAATTCAACGACGGCATTGCCCTGACCGCGCGCGGCCTGCTGAATGATTCTCTGAACTTCTCCAAAGCAGAGGTGCGTGGGGACTGGTATCGTGATGCGCTGGCCGTTTCTGGCAGCTATCTCTGGCTTGGCACCGATCCAAACGAGAACCGCATCACTGAAACCTCTGAAATCTGGTTTGATGGCTCCTACAAGGTCTCTCCCAGCTGGAAAGCCAGTGCCAGCCTGCGCTATGATATTTCCGATGCCCGGGCAACGCGGGCGGGACTTGGCCTAGCCTACAGCAACGAATGTGTGACGGTCGACCTTTCGGTAAACCGTCGCTATACCTCAACAACAAGCGTAGATCCCTCAACGGATTTTGGGTTTTCAATTTCCATGAACGGGTTCTCAGTCAATAACGGCAGCAAACAGTACAGGCGATCATGCAGACAATCTTGA